The sequence GAGAtaaattttatctttttatttattttcacatAATTTAAAATCTACTCAAGAATTTGCATATGTATACATCAAATATGCAAATTCTTGAGTagattttaaattctataaaaataaataaaaaggatCAAATTTGGCTCAAATTTAACCCTTCTTAAGAAACATAAAAAATTTgctgtacaattttttttctaataatGCACCTCTAATATGTATCACACAGTTCAAAAGTGGAGCTCATcttgattcttttaaaattcaTTAAGTTTaaaatctttctttttttaaaatttaaatttcaaacttgtttagttgcaactttaaaaaattatgaaattaggTTATCTGTACTCTCCTCTACCACTATGccaatttcatgattttttatCCACATTTGCTACCTCAATTGAGTGAAAAAGGGATAAgaaagaaaaatctagaaaaaaatgcaaaaaccACTTGTGAAACTCCCTAGGAGGTAAAATAAATGGTTTTAATATTTGGGGAGACTAGATACCTGATTTTATAATTGTATGATAAAAATTAGACTTTCGTAATAGTTAAGAGAGGtaaagtattttttttctcttttaatAACTCGAGGTGTCCTCATGCGTGTAATTGGAAGTACAAGCAAAATTTCAAGGACAATTCCGTATTGAACACAAACTCTTTTCCTTTACCACGACTCTGTGTGTCCACCACTTCCCTCGCTTATCTAGAAACCGACCCCGCTCTCTCGGTCCTAGCGGTCCATCACTCCCAAGTCCCCAACCCTAGATCCAACAGCGCTCAGACCCCTCCTCCCCTCTTCCCCTCGCTTCCCGGCTATAAACTCGTCGCAACAATCTCACGAACCGCAAGCCACACAGCCTTCCTTTCCCCACCGCGATCTTGCACTTAATTCGGTTTGCCATTTTTGAGAGTGCAGTGTCTGTGAATGATTGGTGTAGTGAGTGGCTGTCGACCCCAAATGAGGGTTTCGTGTAACATAAGAATGTATGGTGATTAATTGATTAGATTAGCATGATAGGATGTAGGCCTGATCTTTATGCCCATTGTATTCATTCAGCAAAAGTGTGTATCATCACAACACGAGAAAGTGTGCAACGACAAGACAAATATCCATCAGATCACGAATTTTGTATGTGGACACAGCATTCAGTTCCGTAACTTACGCCAGTTGATGAATTATCATTAAGAAAGGCTTCTACATTCCCTGATCCAGAAACTGATTTGTTGGTGTACTAATTATACATGTACCAAATGCTTGTAGTACATAAGAATTGCTCCATGGATTAGATAGCATTGTATGCGTGGCATGATTTTTGAATCAAGTGACCTGCACTGTCGAGATGATTGCTTTCAAGTGAGTAGGACAATGAACTCGCGCTGTTTCGAGAGGCTAATAATGTCTGCCACCTACACTGTTGGATGATTTTTTTCAGCATTGAAATAAAATGCCGAACAGGAACACTTCCCCCCGTTGGATTTTGTACGGGTTACCCACCTGGGTGTTGCGGGTTGGTTACTGGTTAGAGTTGATGAGAAACTAATTATTTGGgtagagtaggttgggtatatAAATATACTAGTTTTAGGTGGGGTTGAGTGCGGTGCACCCATGAGAGCAAGGATAATGGTTTCGTCCATACGCTGGCGTCTCACGGTCCAGCTCACCAGTGCGGACGAGCTGGTTGCAGCGGGCCCCACAGTTATTAATGAGCTGCGTAGCTCAGCAGCGAGCAGCAGCGAATGGGAGACCCGAAAGAGGCGATGGCGGCCCCACAAGCATGTATTCGCCTGCATTTTGTTTGCGGCTCGCGAGACATCGGCTGAGGGAAtcattccctccctctctcctccactTCAGCTTCTTGGCTGACAAGGCAGGCGAAACGCCCACCATATAATGCTTGCTCTTAGAAGAGCTAGACGGATAAACACAAGTATTGTGTCATTAACTTCTATATCAGCACCTGCTAGCTACATGCGTTGTTACGTCACAGGTGTTTTATTTcatcttgatttctttgacacttcaCTTTCTTGCTTAAGTTGCAGGCATCAAGTAAGCGTAGGGTTCAGAATTCGGATGGGCGCAGTGGTTGTGAACAGGGCcggctcgggggggggggggggggggggcgacccaTCGGGGGCCCACCGAGCTAGGGGGGCCTAAGATTATACATGTAACTAGTAGTATTAGTATAAGTAATTAATTGAAAGCCCATTATACCAAACGTTCAAATAACCAGCCTTCCTGAGCAGCCCATGAACATGAGTACATGAGGCCATAAGCCCATATAGGCCATAACGTGACGTGAGGGTGAGGGAGGCTGCTCCCAGATTTTGCAGGGTACCGTCGCTTGGTTTTCTGCCGCCGGGTGCCGGCCGCCACAAGATGCAAGTGCGAGATGCCGAGACCCTGCCCTGCGTGTGCATCCCTACGGACTGCAACAAGCAAATTGTCAAGAGGAGAGGACTAGAGAGACAATGCTGCGATCTCATCTGATTCTTCTTCACAGCATAGTCTCAGCGAGCGGCGACGGGCAAGGCAGCAATGCCATCATAGTAAGCAACACATCAACAACCATGATCGATTGACGATTAATACTTTCGCAAtgtttttcttattttctcAACACTCAACAATTATAGGATTATAAATTTCTAATTAAATGTTACCATACTATATAGAGCCGGCCTTTATATACTGTTTTATTAGTACTTTCTCAACATTTGACACGCAAATTCATACTATATACTGTGATTTTGACACTAGAAATTTATTAAAGGAGTCCTTATCTTTTTTGTCGCCAAGGAGCCCTTAAAATTATAGAGCCGGCCTTGGTTGTGACACCATGCCAACGACATTGCAACCATCACCTTTTTCCGAACGAACAGGCAAccgaaaaaaacaaaaaagcaaAACATATTAATATAGCAGAAGAAAAAGATTACATGCAAccgaaaaaaaacaaaaaaaaaaaaactaacacgTCGCAGGCTGGCAACACCACAACACCCGCTGCCAACGGAAACGACGAAGCACTGAACCGGCCGCCAACATGAAAGACCGACCGCCGCTAGGCCAAGGAGGGACTGAGGGAGCAGCAAGCGCTCCGCCAGTCGCCTGACTTGATCTCTGATGAGGTTAGATCGACGTGTCTTCGTGGTTTTAATATGTTTTGTTGGAGATTCGATCTGCAATGTCAACACTTGCATGAGCATGATAGGATTGAATTCCAAGTTGTGAACAGTTATAGTTTGGTGTTTTAAAGAAGCTTAACATTTGATTTAGATAATCTAAATGCCGGATCCTAAAAGATTGAGACTCtaattttattaaattttaaGCTAATAATACGTACCAAATTGGATTGTCAAAGACCACAAAGGCAATAATGATCTGTTACCACTCTTAGTTATCACCGAGACCAGAACAAATCTGCTATACCTTTTCAGATGTTACAGTTGCTTGTCGcgtaaaaaaaattgttgattGGGTAACACTATTGGTTTATACAAGTTGTAATGTATGAATAATTTGGTGTTTATGTGTTACATGGCTCCTTAATGTACCTTTATTTTTTTACTCTTTTTTAACTCAAGCAATCAAACTGTTCTACCTTTGCGGCTTTGCTAGTACTTCCTCCGTCCATAAAAAAATACATATGGGATCCCTGCAGTTCTAaattgaccaaatttatagcaaATGGTATTAGCGCTTATGtcttcaaataaatttattataaaaatatattttataactaatctaactaatctaatggtacttattTGCTATCATGAATGTTATTATTTCTTATGTAACTTTAGTCAAACCTCAAACCATTTGACTTAAGGAAAAGCAAAAATTGCATTCTTTTATGGACGAAGAAAGTATTTCTCAAAGAGCTTCAGTGACTCCCCACTTGTGTCGATCGAATCTGGTCTGGGAAAACAAACATCATTTTGATGTCGAACTGGAACTCCAGTCTCAGACTGTCCTTATCAGAGCTTGTCCCCTTCCAATCTACTTTCAGATCTAGCAAGTCATCTTACTACTAATCAATGATTTAACCGTGTTGCCTTTTGGTACCTTGTTCTTATCGTGTTGTCTTTTTTACGGAAAACAAATGCGGTAGAACAAGAGTAACTTGCCAAGTTCTTCTACTTGTCAGCCAGGTAGAGGaagtgaaagaaaaaaaaatcatgatataCCAACCAACCGTTTATATATGGTCCCGTTTGGGACGAGAGAGAATAAGAAAAAAGATTACTGCAGATCGCCCAGAAGAGAAAGCTTCAAATGCTAGTCTTCATTAAAAAAACTCTAAGCGGGACAAGACCGCCCCTACGTCATTGTACTAAAAAATATATTCTCACACATGTCGAAAAAACCCATAAACTCCCGTCTCGCCCGTACACATGCTTTAGACGAGCACCAGCATGCTGAACTTGGGTTCGAGCATGGGTGGGCTGGCTGCGCAGCGCGAGCCTTTGCCATCCTAGCTACCGCTCGGTCTCAATGCCAGTCTTCATTAATGGCGCCTTCCTTGTTGGTGCAGTATATTTGCCGTgcttcattttattttgttcttgTAGGAAAATGACCATTTTGTAGCTACTATATCAGGTTTCTTAAAGGCTCTTTGGAGCTCTCCCGTGCTTTACGCTCGGGCTGGGCGTTCGGTTCTAACTGAACCGATAAGTTCGGTCCTTCGGTTCTTGAAGAAATTCGGTTCCTCAAAAACAGGAACCGTTCGGTTCTTTTCAGAACTAAGAACCGAGAAATTTCGGGTTCGGTTCTAGTTATAACCGATGGAACCGAACTTCGTTgagaagggaaaaaaaatctttggCATGCCAGGGACCGGcgctgccgcgcgccggcggcggcttgcctGCAGGCACGAGGACGGCCGCGCCGCCAGCAGTGGCGTGCCTGCGGGCGCGGGgacggccgcgccgctgccggtcGACTGCCGAGGACTGCCGCAGCCGTGTGCTGGCTTGTCGAGGACCGCCGCCGCTGGAATGCCGCTTGAGGCCGCCGGGGAaggcggggccgcggcgggggtTGGGGAGCGCCGGAGCGGCTGTAGCGGCTGCCGCCTGCCGGGGACGGGGAGGGGCTGCGACGGCGGCCACCGGCTGGGGTGGgtgaagaggaggccggggaCGCGGAGGGGCCGCGGCTGGGGCCGGGGAGGGACCCCGGCGGCAGCCGAGGAGGGCAAGGCGGTGGCCGGGGAGGGCGGGGAGGGTCGCCACCGCCGCATCAGGGTCTCGCCGTCTCCGCTTTGGGGGTCGCCGTTGCCCGCCGAGTCTGGGTCTATGGGGGGAGGGGTTGGCGCTGGGCGGGTGGGCGTCGAGTCCGACtgggggcggcggctggggtgggGTGGTGGTCTCGGGACTTAGGGTTTTGGAATTTGGATATTTGGTTGGGTGGGCCTTGGGTCAGGTTAGCCTTCATGGGCTGAATGTC comes from Panicum virgatum strain AP13 chromosome 4K, P.virgatum_v5, whole genome shotgun sequence and encodes:
- the LOC120702163 gene encoding spidroin-1-like; this encodes MEPNFVEKGKKIFGMPGTGAAARRRRLACRHEDGRAASSGVPAGAGTAAPLPVDCRGLPQPCAGLSRTAAAGMPLEAAGEGGAAAGVGERRSGCSGCRLPGTGRGCDGGHRLGWVKRRPGTRRGRGWGRGGTPAAAEEGKAVAGEGGEGRHRRIRVSPSPLWGSPLPAESGSMGGGVGAGRVGVESDWGRRLGWGGGLGT